The DNA region GTTGAAAAAGTTTGGAATAAAACATTTATTCTAAAGGAAAAAGAATTTCTAAAAGTTGCTGGACCTGATGAAAGAAATATTGAAGAACTTTACTCTTCAAAAGAATTAATAGATGTCCTTCATCTATCATTATTATTATGGCAAAAAAATGATGACCTTGGAATGAAAAAAGTCCTTTCAAGTACTGGTTTTGGTTTGAAAGATACATTTTATAAAGTAGCACAGGCAATATCAGAAACACTTCCAATAACAAGTAGAGAGAAAAAACTTCTTGACGGCTTTTTGTCAGGGAAAAGCAGAATAACAAAGGAAATAAAAGAAATAGATGAAAAAAAAGAAAAGGAACAACAGAAACTGTTTTAAAAAGGAGATATAATGAAAGCATTTGTTTCAATT from bacterium includes:
- a CDS encoding DNA methylase produces the protein VEKVWNKTFILKEKEFLKVAGPDERNIEELYSSKELIDVLHLSLLLWQKNDDLGMKKVLSSTGFGLKDTFYKVAQAISETLPITSREKKLLDGFLSGKSRITKEIKEIDEKKEKEQQKLF